Proteins encoded in a region of the Halodesulfovibrio marinisediminis DSM 17456 genome:
- a CDS encoding CoA-binding protein has product MIFDESMREALVEAKVIAIIGAKDKAGQPVNMVGTYLIDQGYTVIPVHPIRQNVWGLTTYKSIADIPVHVDIVNVFRASQYCSAHADEVLALKHKPKMFWMQSGIRSQEAGEKLAANGIAVVENKCIMVEHSRLGLENK; this is encoded by the coding sequence ATGATTTTTGATGAATCAATGCGCGAGGCACTTGTCGAGGCAAAGGTAATCGCGATCATCGGCGCAAAAGATAAAGCTGGTCAGCCTGTTAACATGGTCGGTACTTATCTTATAGATCAGGGATACACTGTTATTCCAGTGCATCCAATTCGGCAGAACGTGTGGGGACTGACAACATATAAGTCCATTGCAGATATTCCAGTACATGTTGATATCGTGAACGTATTCCGTGCATCACAGTATTGTTCTGCCCATGCTGATGAGGTTCTTGCGCTTAAGCACAAGCCGAAAATGTTCTGGATGCAGTCCGGCATCAGAAGTCAGGAAGCCGGAGAAAAACTTGCTGCCAATGGGATTGCTGTAGTTGAAAATAAATGCATTATGGTTGAACACAGCAGGCTCGGCTTGGAGAATAAATAG
- a CDS encoding YkgJ family cysteine cluster protein — protein MKEAFDCQMCGHCCEGEGGIIVSPTDLARITEHLKMSAEEFTEKYGETKDGKLRIRVGEDKYCIFFVQGKGCGVHIAKPDICRAWPYFRGNVIDSESWEMAKDFCPGIRRDVTHGEFAKQGKAYLREHNLLASDKSCEARALILDDE, from the coding sequence ATGAAAGAAGCGTTTGATTGTCAGATGTGCGGACACTGTTGTGAAGGTGAGGGCGGTATTATTGTCAGTCCTACAGATCTTGCCCGTATTACAGAACATTTGAAAATGTCTGCTGAAGAATTCACCGAAAAGTATGGTGAAACCAAAGACGGCAAGCTGCGCATTCGCGTAGGTGAAGATAAGTACTGTATTTTCTTTGTGCAGGGTAAAGGCTGCGGTGTGCATATTGCCAAGCCTGATATTTGCCGTGCATGGCCTTACTTCCGTGGTAACGTAATTGATTCTGAGTCTTGGGAAATGGCTAAAGACTTTTGCCCGGGCATCCGAAGAGATGTAACCCATGGTGAATTTGCAAAGCAGGGAAAAGCGTATTTGCGTGAACATAACCTGCTTGCCAGTGATAAAAGTTGTGAGGCTCGCGCTCTTATTCTTGATGATGAGTAG
- a CDS encoding J domain-containing protein produces MTLRECYKLLNVPNGASEDVVKQAYRKRAFELHPDLHPDDPNASRNFQQLNEAYVIITSASKSTESSSSSSYSGKARSAASGYRSERESRDSTVRDRARAAYRKAKSNFDAQKSRHASSGDTYNKQRPEFDDSFWNQEQRSYSKESVLNEILNDPFAKRVFEDIYREIKRDGGKTITMPKKRKLSMQWGERDISVDMTGGVKGWLQRQLDDNQEMHLPMHNLRPGAKVLLTLSQGLSGGTRKLEITLPQDFRVGHPIRLRRLGRKIGGWVGDLYLTIYGRM; encoded by the coding sequence GTGACGTTACGCGAATGCTATAAGTTACTGAATGTACCCAACGGGGCTTCTGAAGATGTTGTCAAGCAAGCGTACCGTAAGCGCGCTTTTGAACTGCATCCGGATTTGCATCCGGATGATCCTAATGCGTCACGTAATTTTCAGCAGCTGAATGAGGCATATGTTATTATTACATCTGCTTCAAAAAGTACTGAGTCTTCAAGTTCTTCTTCATATTCCGGTAAAGCGCGCTCTGCAGCTAGTGGTTACCGCTCCGAACGTGAATCTCGCGACAGTACTGTGCGTGATCGCGCTCGTGCAGCATACCGCAAAGCAAAGTCAAATTTTGATGCTCAGAAAAGCAGGCATGCAAGCAGCGGCGATACGTATAACAAGCAGCGTCCAGAGTTCGATGATTCTTTTTGGAACCAGGAACAGCGCAGTTATTCAAAAGAATCTGTTTTAAATGAGATCCTGAACGATCCGTTCGCAAAGCGTGTTTTTGAAGATATTTATCGCGAGATTAAGCGTGATGGCGGTAAGACGATTACCATGCCTAAAAAGCGTAAACTCTCAATGCAGTGGGGCGAACGCGATATTTCTGTAGATATGACAGGCGGTGTGAAAGGGTGGTTGCAAAGACAGCTTGATGACAATCAGGAAATGCATTTGCCGATGCATAATCTTCGCCCCGGGGCTAAGGTGCTGCTGACTCTTTCACAGGGACTTAGTGGTGGTACCCGTAAGCTGGAAATTACATTGCCCCAAGATTTTAGAGTAGGACACCCAATCCGTCTGCGTAGGTTAGGGCGAAAGATTGGGGGCTGGGTTGGTGACTTATATCTGACGATTTATGGTCGCATGTAG
- a CDS encoding metal-dependent hydrolase, which yields MPGYKAHLTGGAVLGGSAIAAAVYFSYLPQDIWLLASLFAIAVMASLFPDTDTESKGQNFFYSLMAITDVLLIVNHYYQWAAILGLFAMLPALGKHRGWTHTWWAMLLVPAPLIALPWIFFRETWIVTLPFYLAAVVGYFSHLLLDREF from the coding sequence ATGCCCGGATATAAAGCTCACCTTACAGGTGGCGCAGTATTAGGTGGCAGTGCCATCGCAGCTGCGGTTTATTTTTCATACCTTCCTCAAGACATCTGGCTTCTTGCATCATTATTTGCCATTGCAGTCATGGCTTCACTTTTTCCAGACACCGACACCGAGTCCAAAGGGCAGAACTTTTTCTACTCCCTCATGGCCATCACAGACGTATTACTCATTGTTAACCATTATTACCAATGGGCCGCGATATTAGGGCTTTTTGCAATGCTTCCGGCGTTAGGAAAACACAGAGGCTGGACACACACATGGTGGGCTATGCTTCTCGTTCCAGCGCCTTTGATTGCACTGCCATGGATTTTCTTTCGAGAGACATGGATAGTAACACTACCATTCTATCTTGCAGCTGTAGTCGGGTATTTTTCACACCTGCTGCTTGATAGAGAGTTTTAA
- a CDS encoding 4Fe-4S dicluster domain-containing protein yields the protein METIPLNSPDKEFIREVQERSGQNVLTCYQCGNCTAGCPYNFAYDLSVSRIMRLVQLGQRETVLKSHSIWLCATCQSCTTRCPNSIDVAKIMDVLRHMAREAGYATERNVKAFGDAFLESVEKHGRVYELGVTASYVCKTGRFWTDVDLAPAMLPKNKLSIKPHEIRGKEHVAEIFKRFRERDTAKENS from the coding sequence ATGGAAACCATCCCTCTTAACTCACCGGATAAAGAATTCATCCGTGAAGTTCAGGAGAGAAGTGGACAGAATGTGCTTACTTGCTACCAATGTGGCAACTGCACCGCTGGCTGTCCTTATAACTTTGCGTATGACCTCTCTGTAAGTCGTATAATGCGTCTCGTGCAGCTTGGTCAGCGTGAAACCGTCCTTAAAAGCCATTCTATTTGGCTGTGTGCAACCTGTCAGTCCTGTACAACTCGCTGTCCTAACAGCATTGATGTCGCCAAAATTATGGATGTTCTGCGTCACATGGCACGTGAAGCAGGTTACGCTACTGAGCGTAATGTAAAAGCATTCGGCGATGCTTTCCTTGAGTCGGTCGAAAAGCACGGTCGTGTGTATGAACTTGGCGTTACAGCTTCATACGTATGCAAAACAGGTAGATTCTGGACAGATGTAGATCTTGCTCCGGCAATGCTTCCTAAAAACAAGCTTTCGATTAAGCCGCACGAAATTCGCGGTAAAGAACACGTTGCTGAAATTTTTAAACGTTTCAGAGAACGCGACACCGCCAAGGAGAACAGCTAA
- a CDS encoding CoB--CoM heterodisulfide reductase iron-sulfur subunit B family protein yields MSISVGYYPGCSGSGTSIEYDKSTRAVCKKLGIELNEIDDWSCCGSTPAHTVNHTLSAALSARNLVLAAKQGQEEVVTPCPSCLANLRVASHKIEDEKFRPDVEALLDESCEKAATVASTLQLIVEKVGIDAIKKAVVKPLKDLNVACYYGCIMNRPPELMQFDDHENPMAMDKIMEACGATVLPFPLKVECCGAAAGMPKKNLVTELSGRLLDVADSLNTEIIVTACPLCQMNLDLRQGQVNRANGTRYDIPVMYFTQLLGLALGLSAEEVGLSKLVVDPTPRLRFAGVL; encoded by the coding sequence ATGTCAATTTCTGTAGGATACTATCCGGGCTGTTCCGGTAGTGGTACGTCTATTGAATATGACAAATCCACCCGTGCAGTCTGTAAAAAGCTCGGCATTGAGCTTAACGAAATCGACGATTGGAGCTGTTGTGGCTCCACTCCGGCTCATACAGTAAACCATACTCTTTCTGCTGCTCTTTCTGCTCGTAACCTTGTTCTTGCAGCTAAACAGGGACAGGAAGAGGTGGTGACACCTTGTCCAAGTTGCCTTGCCAACCTGCGCGTTGCTTCTCATAAAATTGAAGACGAGAAATTTCGCCCAGACGTTGAAGCCCTTCTTGATGAATCCTGTGAAAAAGCAGCTACTGTAGCTTCTACTTTGCAGCTTATCGTAGAAAAAGTCGGCATTGACGCTATTAAAAAAGCTGTTGTTAAACCGCTCAAAGATCTTAACGTAGCTTGTTACTACGGCTGCATTATGAACCGTCCACCGGAACTTATGCAGTTTGATGATCATGAAAATCCAATGGCGATGGACAAGATCATGGAAGCGTGTGGTGCAACAGTGCTGCCTTTCCCGCTTAAAGTTGAGTGCTGCGGTGCCGCAGCCGGTATGCCAAAGAAAAATCTCGTAACTGAACTCTCAGGACGTCTGCTTGACGTTGCAGACTCACTGAATACTGAGATTATCGTAACAGCCTGTCCTCTCTGTCAGATGAACCTTGATCTTCGTCAGGGTCAGGTTAACCGTGCAAACGGTACCCGTTACGATATTCCGGTTATGTACTTCACACAGTTACTCGGTTTGGCTCTTGGTCTTTCTGCTGAAGAGGTTGGCTTGTCCAAGCTCGTAGTAGACCCAACACCTCGTCTGCGTTTTGCTGGCGTTTTATAG